A single genomic interval of Brevibacillus brevis harbors:
- a CDS encoding MFS transporter, whose amino-acid sequence MERLFLMIFFFTMFLIGTNTFIISPLLPTLRELYHVSTNQAAWLIGTYALGFALAALVAGPLSDNRNRKHVMAAGMLGFAISTLACAFAPSFTAMLFFRFLAGICSAFIGPQVWAAIPVLFPPARIGKAMGVVMAGLSVSQVIGVPIGSFLSAYHWSLPFLAVGITSLGAFVLIIRKLPDLLPPTSIAGLGTNNTRVAIFARYKDLLRLPQASRSFIGYFVFMTGVYAVFSFYGVWLSDQYQQSVTEIGLITLVIGLGNTVGSLLSGWLLERWKRNTILTVGFLGSALLYLVLPYIPGVGFLQVVLFFLYCFGGVLVPVLMGYLQSLSDTARGTISSLANACMYIGTFIASSFAGNLYSNFGFAGVSTFASFTFLIAYFLFVWRTGKLNVTARA is encoded by the coding sequence ATGGAGCGCCTATTTTTGATGATCTTTTTCTTCACCATGTTTTTGATCGGTACGAACACATTTATCATCAGCCCACTGCTGCCAACCTTGCGAGAGTTATATCACGTATCCACGAACCAGGCAGCCTGGCTGATTGGAACTTATGCTCTTGGTTTTGCTTTGGCCGCTTTAGTAGCCGGTCCGCTATCTGATAATCGAAATAGAAAACATGTGATGGCAGCCGGTATGCTCGGATTTGCAATTTCCACACTTGCATGCGCCTTTGCACCTAGTTTCACCGCGATGCTTTTCTTTCGCTTCCTTGCCGGGATCTGTTCTGCCTTTATCGGTCCTCAAGTGTGGGCTGCCATTCCTGTTTTGTTTCCCCCTGCTCGTATCGGAAAAGCAATGGGGGTTGTCATGGCAGGTCTTTCCGTTTCCCAAGTGATCGGTGTACCTATAGGCAGTTTTCTGTCAGCTTATCATTGGTCGCTTCCTTTTTTGGCTGTAGGAATTACTTCTCTCGGAGCTTTTGTACTCATCATCCGAAAACTTCCTGATTTATTGCCTCCTACCTCTATAGCCGGGCTTGGAACAAACAACACCCGAGTGGCTATTTTTGCGCGTTACAAGGATCTGTTGCGACTACCACAAGCTTCACGCAGCTTTATCGGCTATTTCGTTTTCATGACGGGTGTCTATGCAGTCTTTTCATTCTATGGCGTATGGCTTTCCGATCAATATCAGCAATCCGTTACCGAAATTGGCTTGATTACTCTAGTTATCGGGCTTGGCAACACCGTTGGCAGCTTACTCAGCGGTTGGTTACTCGAGCGTTGGAAGAGAAATACGATTTTGACTGTTGGGTTTCTGGGCAGCGCCCTGCTCTATCTTGTTTTGCCTTACATACCGGGAGTTGGCTTTTTGCAGGTTGTCCTCTTCTTCCTGTACTGCTTCGGCGGTGTACTCGTGCCTGTCCTGATGGGCTACTTGCAATCATTATCTGACACCGCGCGCGGTACCATATCGAGCTTGGCCAACGCTTGCATGTACATAGGGACTTTCATTGCCTCTTCTTTCGCAGGCAATTTGTATTCTAATTTTGGTTTCGCGGGGGTCAGCACCTTCGCCTCCTTCACTTTTCTTATCGCTTATTTTCTCTTTGTCTGGAGGACTGGTAAATTAAATGTAACCGCACGAGCATGA
- a CDS encoding ArsR/SmtB family transcription factor, with amino-acid sequence MNIEQLELTEKRIKIFKALADETRLAILKALYRSDNELSCTEVGLTCDTSKSNASYHFKTLREAGLIKVRKEGQTRYMRIYKETFDQILPGFLDTL; translated from the coding sequence ATGAATATTGAACAACTTGAACTAACCGAAAAGCGAATCAAGATTTTTAAAGCGTTGGCAGATGAGACAAGGCTAGCCATTTTAAAGGCCTTGTATCGTTCCGACAACGAGCTGAGTTGTACGGAAGTGGGCTTGACCTGCGACACTTCCAAGTCCAATGCCTCCTATCATTTCAAGACACTTCGAGAGGCAGGATTAATCAAAGTCAGAAAGGAAGGGCAAACACGATACATGCGCATCTATAAAGAGACATTCGATCAAATACTGCCTGGCTTTTTAGATACCTTGTAA
- a CDS encoding toprim domain-containing protein, with protein MAGCVMIVEGKTDKERLLRVLAEPVTILCTYGSYSLEKGEKLLTQTEDADEVYLFTDEDDSGKKLRTHLSEDFPDAIHLHTPKMYREVADTPLSVLAEILERAGFAVIVPHPDLGER; from the coding sequence ATGGCAGGGTGTGTCATGATCGTGGAGGGGAAGACAGACAAAGAACGCTTGCTTCGGGTGCTGGCTGAGCCTGTCACCATTCTTTGTACATACGGTTCCTACAGCTTGGAAAAAGGGGAGAAGCTGCTCACTCAAACAGAAGATGCAGATGAGGTATACCTATTTACGGATGAAGATGACAGCGGGAAAAAATTGCGAACGCATTTAAGTGAAGACTTTCCCGATGCGATCCATCTGCATACGCCGAAAATGTACAGAGAGGTTGCTGACACGCCTCTTTCGGTACTGGCAGAAATTTTGGAGCGAGCAGGCTTTGCGGTTATTGTGCCTCATCCTGATCTTGGAGAGCGGTAA